Genomic segment of Synechococcus sp. A15-28:
ATGGATGCTGATGCGTGCGGCCCGCTGCCGGCTGGTGGCCATGCGCGACGGACTGACCGCCCGCGGACTGCAACGTCATCGCATCAGAGCCCTGGCACCCGGCAACCCGATGATGGATGGCCTGGCTAAAGCTGCTGTTCCCGCCAGCCTCGGACGCTGCAGGCGGGTCCTGCTGCTGTGTGGAAGCCGTGTACCGGAAGCCGTTCGAAACTTCCGCCGGTTGCTGGACGGCGTCAGCAGGATGAAGGTCGACCAGCCGATTGCGGTTCTCGTTGCTATTGGCAGTCAACCCAGCCTGGATCAACTCGAAGCGATCCTTCGCGATCAGCAGTTCCGCCGCGGCCTGCCTCCCTCCGACCAGCTCGATGCTGCGGCCTGCTGGGTGAGGGGAGCGCTGCTGGTGCTGATCGGCGTGAAATGTTTCCACACCTGGGCCGGCTGGGCGGAAGCTGGCGTCGCCACCGCCGGCACCGCCACGGAGCAACTGGTGGGACTGGGGATTCCGGCCCTGTCATTGCCGGGGGCAGGCCCGCAATTTCAATGGCCTTTCGCACGGCGGCAGAGCCGTCTGCTGGGGGGAGCCGTTCACCCCTGCGGCTCGCCGGAGGAGCTCCACCAACGGCTGCAGCAGCTGCTGGACAATCCGGAGCTGCGGGAGCATCTGGGCCGGATCGGCCAACGACGGATGGGGCCTCCAGGGGGGAGCGCCCGCCTCGCTGCGTTGATCCTGGAACGGCTGCACGGATACTGAAGGACCGCCGCTGGGAACCATGGCTGCCATTCAGGACTCCGCATACGTCAAGCTCTGCGCCCAATTGGCCAGCCGACTCAGCATCAGCCTGGCCAGTGCCAGGCGCCAGGTGGATCAGGCGGCAGCTCGGGAGGGCAAGCGTGACCTGGAGGGACGACGGGCCATGGCCCAATCCATGCTCGCTGCCCTCGAGAGCGATGACGAGGGCAGTGCCGACCGCTTGACCTCGCTGCTGAGTTCGAGCGAAGGAGACGGCAACTTCATTCTGGAGGACTGACTCTTTGCTCAGTGCTCGAAGGTCTGGTTGAAGCGCATCCGATCCAGATCCGCGATCACTGGAATGCACCCGAAGCAGCGCTTCGCCAGATCCCAGCGCCCCTCACGACGCAGCATGGCTTCCAGTTT
This window contains:
- a CDS encoding lipid-A-disaccharide synthase-related protein, which encodes MLVVCNGHGEDFIALRVLEQVHAQCPALKLEVLPLVGQGRVFDKAIENGWLQRIGPAAALPSGGFSNQSITGLLADLKAGLPWLSWQQWRLIGQRARAGLRLLAIGDLLPLLMVWSSGARYGFIGTPKSDYTWRSGPGRSPSDRYHRLKGSEWDPWEWMLMRAARCRLVAMRDGLTARGLQRHRIRALAPGNPMMDGLAKAAVPASLGRCRRVLLLCGSRVPEAVRNFRRLLDGVSRMKVDQPIAVLVAIGSQPSLDQLEAILRDQQFRRGLPPSDQLDAAACWVRGALLVLIGVKCFHTWAGWAEAGVATAGTATEQLVGLGIPALSLPGAGPQFQWPFARRQSRLLGGAVHPCGSPEELHQRLQQLLDNPELREHLGRIGQRRMGPPGGSARLAALILERLHGY